The following coding sequences lie in one Rutidosis leptorrhynchoides isolate AG116_Rl617_1_P2 chromosome 4, CSIRO_AGI_Rlap_v1, whole genome shotgun sequence genomic window:
- the LOC139840848 gene encoding uncharacterized protein, giving the protein MLLCHRKGCKSFEDIRTVNQVLHNTYRSACEAARLLGDDGEWSAVLEEASVSATSSQLRSLFAHILSYCTVTNPLALWENHWKLMGDDIPLHASTNLNMSHLHINADDLHNFVLYEVEILLNQSSKSISDFALPSLPADLLADLANRLIMEERNYDRAVLNIERLEIERQMNSKQKQIYNLITSASLNEQTEHVFVYGHGGTGKTFLWKAIITALRSRGKIILAVASSSIASLLLPSRRTAHSRFKLPLVITDESMCNVKKITQMATLLQNTELIVWDEAPMNDKRYFEALDRSLRDILGNTEEFFGRKSMILGGDFKQTLPIQTKGGKSTILGACITTSHLWQ; this is encoded by the coding sequence ATGCTTTTGTGCCATCGAAAGGGGTGCAAGAGCTTTGAAGATATTAGAACAGTCAACCAGGTCCTTCATAATACATACCGGTCTGCATGTGAAGCTGCTAGGTTACTCGGTGATGATGGAGAGTGGTCAGCGGTACTAGAAGAAGCATCTGTATCTGCCACGTCATCTCAGTTACGTTCTCTTTTCGCCCACATTTTGTCTTATTGCACTGTTACGAACCCACTTGCTCTTTGGGAAAATCACTGGAAACTAATGGGTGATGATATACCGCTTCATGCATCTACCAATTTAAATATGTCCCACTTGCATATAAATGCCGATGACCTACATAACTTTGTCCTGTATGAGGTAGAGATCCTTTTGAACCAGTCTTCGAAATCGATTTCCGATTTCGCATTACCGTCACTGCCAGCTGACCTGCTCGCAGATTTGGCAAACCGTCTTATCATGGAGGAGAGAAACTATGATCGTGCAGTTTTAAACATCGAACGCCTAGAAATCGAACGTCAAATGAATTCGAAACAAAAGCAAATTTACAATCTTATAACAAGCGCTTCGTTGAATGAACAAACTGAACATGTATTTGTATATGGGCACGGTGGCACCGGGAAGACATTCTTATGGAAAGCCATAATCACAGCGCTGAGATCTAGAGGTAAGATAATTCTTGCTGTTGCATCATCTAGCATTGCATCTCTACTTCTACCTTCGAGAAGAACCGCACATTCTCGATTCAAACTACCGCTGGTCATAACCGATGAATCGATGTGCAACGTCAAGAAAATTACCCAGATGGCAACATTACTGCAGAACACAGAACTTATTGTATGGGATGAGGCACCAATGAATGATAAGCGCTATTTCGAAGCTCTTGATAGGAGCCTTCGAGATATTTTAGGAAACACTGAAGAATTTTTTGGGCGTAAGTCTATGATACTTGGTGGTGACTTTAAACAAACGTTACCAATTCAGACAAAAGGAGGGAAATCAACTATCCTTGGTGCTTGTATTACGACTTCACATTTGTGGCAGTGA